One Limimonas halophila genomic window carries:
- a CDS encoding phasin family protein, which yields MAQHDPQAHLSDASTIETDVASSVQKALETNGRIGAAWLDGVSRISRELTDFTGDRWRTDLETFDQICSCRNPMNLFYIQLDFTQRFLQAYLDEAAKLTKLAVESGLECTEPAGGPASGEQTARPDTKTSGAAQADAS from the coding sequence ATGGCGCAACACGATCCGCAAGCACATTTGAGCGACGCCAGCACAATCGAAACCGATGTCGCGTCCTCCGTGCAGAAGGCGCTGGAAACCAACGGCCGAATCGGCGCCGCGTGGCTGGACGGCGTGTCGCGAATCAGCCGCGAATTGACGGACTTCACGGGCGATCGCTGGCGCACCGATCTGGAAACGTTCGACCAGATCTGTTCGTGCCGGAACCCCATGAACCTCTTTTACATCCAGCTCGACTTCACGCAGCGGTTCCTCCAGGCCTATCTGGACGAGGCCGCCAAGCTGACGAAGCTGGCCGTTGAATCGGGCCTCGAATGCACCGAACCCGCTGGCGGCCCAGCGTCGGGCGAGCAAACCGCCCGGCCCGACACGAAAACCTCAGGTGCCGCCCAAGCTGACGCATCCTGA
- a CDS encoding aldehyde dehydrogenase family protein has protein sequence MTADAELKPVWQNHIAGEWRDGPDGARIPVENPATGERLADIARATPEVVDQAVQAARACTDSRVLQDMHPAERARVVTDIGRVLRRRREEIARVVCLDSGKSLSLARGEVDGAARYFEYYGGLADKIEGRYIPLGNGYVDYTIPVPYGVSAHIVPWNFPLEMAARSLAPALAAGNACVIKSPEQDPLAVTFIAEACAELGVPTGAVNIVCGYGEDAGAALSAHPDVNQIVFTGSVETGQAIMRAAADTVVPTVMELGGKSAGIVFPDADLDNLTTSTSWGITMNSGQVCNAMSRLLVPRQIRDEVIDRIKAMSEGLSIGPGIEDNGVTPLISGEHLAEVEGHCLSAAQQGAREVTGGRRLADRAGHFMPPTVYADVDPEMRIAQEEVFGPVLSVMTYNEPDEAIRIANGTKYGLAAGVFTGDLDRATWAAERLVAGQVYVNDWYVGGVETPFGGMGKSGFGREKGQEALANYYQSKNVGMRRLAS, from the coding sequence ATGACCGCTGACGCTGAGCTCAAGCCCGTCTGGCAGAACCACATCGCCGGTGAATGGCGTGACGGCCCGGACGGCGCCCGCATTCCCGTGGAAAATCCCGCCACCGGTGAGCGCCTGGCGGACATCGCGCGCGCCACGCCCGAGGTCGTCGACCAGGCCGTGCAGGCGGCTCGTGCGTGCACCGACAGCCGCGTGCTTCAGGACATGCACCCGGCCGAGCGTGCCCGCGTGGTCACGGACATCGGCCGCGTCCTGCGCCGCCGGCGCGAGGAAATTGCCCGCGTCGTCTGCCTGGACAGCGGCAAGAGCCTCTCGCTCGCACGCGGCGAGGTCGACGGCGCCGCCCGCTACTTCGAGTATTACGGCGGACTCGCCGACAAGATCGAGGGCCGCTACATCCCGCTGGGCAACGGCTATGTGGACTACACCATCCCGGTGCCCTACGGCGTTTCCGCCCACATCGTGCCCTGGAACTTCCCGCTGGAGATGGCGGCGCGCTCGCTGGCGCCCGCGCTGGCGGCCGGCAATGCCTGCGTCATCAAGTCCCCGGAACAGGATCCGCTCGCGGTCACCTTCATCGCCGAGGCGTGCGCGGAGCTGGGCGTGCCCACGGGCGCGGTGAACATCGTCTGCGGCTACGGCGAGGACGCGGGCGCCGCGCTGTCCGCGCACCCGGACGTCAACCAGATCGTGTTCACGGGCTCCGTCGAGACGGGGCAGGCCATCATGCGCGCGGCGGCCGACACCGTCGTGCCCACCGTCATGGAGCTGGGCGGCAAGTCCGCCGGCATCGTCTTCCCGGACGCCGACCTGGACAACCTGACCACCAGCACGAGCTGGGGCATCACGATGAACTCGGGCCAGGTCTGCAACGCCATGTCGCGCCTGCTCGTGCCGCGGCAGATCCGCGACGAGGTTATCGACCGCATCAAGGCCATGAGCGAGGGGCTGAGCATCGGTCCCGGCATCGAGGACAACGGCGTGACCCCGCTGATTTCCGGCGAGCATCTGGCCGAGGTCGAGGGCCACTGCCTGTCCGCGGCGCAGCAGGGCGCGCGCGAGGTCACGGGCGGCCGCCGCCTGGCGGACCGGGCGGGCCACTTCATGCCGCCCACGGTCTACGCCGACGTCGACCCGGAGATGCGCATCGCGCAGGAGGAGGTGTTCGGGCCGGTTCTGTCGGTGATGACCTACAACGAGCCGGATGAGGCCATCCGCATCGCCAACGGCACGAAATACGGCCTCGCCGCCGGCGTGTTCACCGGCGACCTCGACCGCGCCACCTGGGCGGCCGAGCGCCTCGTGGCCGGGCAGGTCTACGTCAACGACTGGTACGTGGGCGGGGTGGAAACGCCCTTCGGCGGCATGGGCAAGTCCGGCTTCGGCCGCGAGAAGGGCCAGGAGGCGCTCGCCAACTACTACCAGTCCAAGAACGTTGGGATGCGCCGACTCGCCTCCTGA
- a CDS encoding glucose 1-dehydrogenase, whose protein sequence is MARVQDKVAIVTGGGTGIGEATAELLASEGATVVITDIKADKGQEVAQRIGRGTTFVEADVSSESDWQALMDKVLTDHGRLDILVNNAGVGIPKNVEETTLEDWRFVMNANLDGVFLGTRYAIQAMKESGGGSIVNMSSIEGLVGDSRLTAYNASKSGVIGLSKSSALHCAQQGLGIRVNTVHPGFIWTKMVRGFVKSQDDPDEAKKDLESKHALGHLGEPYDIAYGVLYLASDESKFVTGTELVIDGGYTAQ, encoded by the coding sequence ATGGCACGGGTTCAGGACAAGGTCGCCATCGTCACCGGCGGCGGCACCGGGATCGGCGAGGCGACCGCGGAGCTGCTCGCCAGCGAAGGCGCGACCGTCGTCATCACCGACATCAAGGCCGACAAGGGTCAGGAGGTGGCCCAGCGCATCGGCCGCGGCACCACGTTCGTCGAGGCCGACGTGTCCAGCGAGTCGGACTGGCAAGCGCTGATGGACAAGGTGCTCACCGATCACGGACGGCTGGACATCCTGGTGAACAACGCCGGCGTCGGCATTCCCAAGAACGTCGAGGAGACGACGCTCGAGGACTGGCGCTTCGTCATGAACGCCAACCTGGACGGCGTTTTCCTGGGCACGCGCTACGCCATCCAGGCCATGAAGGAGAGCGGCGGCGGCTCGATCGTCAACATGTCCTCGATCGAGGGCCTCGTGGGCGACTCGCGCCTGACCGCCTACAACGCCAGCAAGTCGGGTGTGATCGGGCTGTCCAAGTCGTCGGCCCTGCACTGCGCGCAACAGGGCCTGGGCATCCGCGTGAACACCGTCCATCCGGGCTTCATCTGGACGAAGATGGTGCGGGGCTTCGTCAAGTCGCAGGACGATCCGGACGAGGCCAAGAAGGACCTGGAGTCCAAGCACGCGCTGGGCCACTTGGGCGAGCCGTACGACATCGCCTACGGCGTGCTCTACCTCGCCTCGGACGAATCGAAGTTCGTCACCGGCACCGAGCTGGTGATCGACGGCGGCTACACCGCCCAATAG
- the ssb gene encoding single-stranded DNA-binding protein, producing MAGTVNKVILVGNLGRDPEVRQTANGQRLANMSVATSEQWTDKQSGERRERTEWHRVVLFDDKLVDLAERYLRKGSKVYVEGKLQTRKWQGQDGQDRYTTEVVLQRFQGVLTMLDGRQGGGGGGAPAPGGERQERVGAMDTSEPAPGPGGGDDMDDDIPF from the coding sequence ATGGCCGGCACCGTCAACAAAGTCATCCTCGTCGGCAACCTGGGCCGCGATCCCGAGGTGCGCCAGACCGCCAACGGCCAGCGCCTCGCCAACATGTCCGTCGCCACGTCCGAGCAGTGGACCGACAAGCAGAGCGGGGAACGGCGCGAGCGCACCGAATGGCACCGCGTGGTGCTGTTCGACGACAAGCTCGTCGATCTGGCCGAACGTTACCTGCGCAAGGGCTCCAAGGTCTACGTCGAGGGCAAGCTGCAGACGCGCAAGTGGCAGGGTCAGGACGGCCAGGACCGCTACACCACCGAGGTCGTGCTGCAGCGCTTCCAGGGCGTGCTGACGATGCTGGACGGCCGCCAAGGCGGTGGTGGCGGCGGCGCCCCCGCACCGGGCGGCGAGCGCCAGGAGCGCGTGGGCGCCATGGACACCAGCGAGCCCGCGCCGGGGCCCGGCGGCGGCGACGACATGGACGACGACATCCCGTTTTAG
- the uvrA gene encoding excinuclease ABC subunit UvrA — MTASTGTTAEGADATGAQPDAPVLHVRGAREHNLRNVEVVLPRNKMIVFTGVSGSGKSSLAFDTIYAEGQRRYVESLSAYARQFLELTQKPDVDSIEGLSPAISIEQKAASKNPRSTVGTVTEIYDYMRLLWARVGTPYSPYTGEPIESQTVSQMVDRVMAMPERTRLYLMAPIVRGRFGEYKKELADLQKRGFQRVKIDGEVHELDDVPALDKKKKHDIEVVVDRVVVREGMEKRLADSFETALQLGDDLAFTENADTGERTTFSAKFACPVSGFTLPEIEPRMFSFNNPFGACPSCDGLGATLSIDPALVVDERKSLRDGAIVPWAGSASPFYKQTLDSLARHFGVSVKTPWQDLPEQVRIAILYGSGEEQITLRYDDGLRNYETKRAFEGIVPNLERRYRETDSDAVREDIGRYMASTPCESCHGHRLKPESLCVKIKGEHIGHVAERAIGELGGWFDGVLDHLRPRDVEIARRIVKEIRERLTFLSDVGLEYLTLSRASATLSGGESQRIRLASQIGSGLTGVLYVLDEPSIGLHQRDNDRLLGTLERLRDLGNTVVVVEHDEEFIRAADHVVDMGPGAGVQGGHVVAQGTPTQVMQSTESLTAQYLTGFQQISLPGKRRKGRPGGERLRVVGAREHNLHNVTADVPLGTFTAVTGVSGSGKSSLINDTLYRALARQVMGARAAPGEHDRVEGMELLDKVIDIDQSPIGRTPRSNPATYTGAFTPIREWFAGLPEAQARGYKAGRFSFNVKGGRCEACQGDGLIKIEMHFLPDVHVVCDECKGKRYNRETLEVTFRGKSIADVLEMTVDEGVEFFQAVPAIRNKLQTLQQVGLGYIKVGQPATTLSGGEAQRVKLARELSKRATGRTLYILDEPTTGLHFDDVRKLLHVLHALVDQGNTVVVIEHNLEVIKTADWLLDLGPEGGDKGGRIVAAGSPEDVAAVPESHTGRYLASYLHSHHGAARKRA, encoded by the coding sequence ATGACCGCATCCACTGGAACGACTGCCGAGGGCGCCGACGCCACCGGCGCCCAGCCCGACGCGCCCGTGCTGCATGTTCGCGGTGCGCGCGAGCACAACCTCCGCAACGTCGAGGTGGTGCTGCCCCGGAACAAGATGATCGTGTTCACTGGTGTCAGCGGCTCGGGCAAGTCCTCGCTGGCCTTCGACACGATCTACGCGGAGGGCCAGCGGCGCTACGTGGAGTCCCTCTCCGCCTACGCGCGGCAGTTCCTGGAGCTGACGCAGAAGCCGGACGTGGATTCCATCGAAGGGCTGTCGCCCGCGATCTCCATCGAGCAGAAGGCGGCGTCGAAGAACCCGCGCTCCACCGTGGGCACGGTCACGGAAATCTACGACTACATGCGCCTGCTCTGGGCGCGCGTGGGCACGCCCTATTCCCCCTACACGGGCGAACCGATCGAGAGCCAGACCGTGAGCCAGATGGTGGACCGCGTGATGGCGATGCCCGAGCGCACGCGGCTCTACCTCATGGCGCCGATCGTTCGCGGCCGGTTCGGCGAGTACAAGAAGGAGCTTGCCGACCTGCAGAAGCGCGGCTTCCAGCGCGTGAAGATCGACGGCGAAGTCCATGAGCTGGACGACGTTCCGGCGTTGGACAAGAAAAAGAAGCACGACATCGAGGTGGTCGTCGACCGCGTCGTCGTGCGCGAGGGCATGGAAAAGCGCCTCGCGGACTCCTTCGAAACCGCGCTGCAACTCGGCGACGACCTTGCCTTCACTGAGAACGCGGACACCGGCGAGCGCACCACCTTCTCTGCCAAGTTCGCCTGCCCGGTTTCCGGCTTCACGCTGCCGGAGATCGAGCCGCGCATGTTCTCCTTCAACAACCCCTTCGGCGCGTGTCCGAGCTGCGACGGCCTGGGCGCCACGCTGAGCATCGATCCGGCGCTTGTGGTGGACGAGCGCAAATCCCTGCGCGACGGCGCGATCGTGCCGTGGGCGGGCTCCGCCTCGCCCTTCTACAAGCAGACGTTGGACAGCCTGGCACGGCATTTCGGCGTGTCGGTGAAGACGCCGTGGCAGGACCTGCCGGAGCAGGTGCGCATCGCCATCCTCTACGGCTCGGGCGAGGAGCAGATCACGCTGCGCTACGACGACGGCCTGCGGAACTACGAGACCAAGCGGGCCTTCGAGGGGATCGTTCCGAACCTGGAACGGCGCTACCGCGAAACCGACAGCGACGCCGTGCGCGAGGACATCGGCCGTTACATGGCGAGCACCCCGTGCGAGTCGTGCCACGGCCACCGCCTCAAGCCCGAGTCCCTGTGCGTGAAGATCAAGGGCGAGCACATCGGCCACGTCGCCGAGCGCGCCATCGGCGAGCTTGGCGGCTGGTTCGACGGCGTGCTGGATCACCTGCGCCCGCGCGACGTCGAGATCGCCCGGCGCATCGTGAAGGAGATCCGCGAGCGCCTGACCTTCCTCAGCGACGTGGGCCTGGAATACCTCACGCTCTCGCGCGCCTCGGCGACGCTGTCGGGCGGCGAAAGCCAGCGCATCCGCCTCGCCTCGCAGATCGGGTCCGGGCTGACGGGCGTGCTCTACGTCCTCGACGAGCCGAGCATCGGCCTGCACCAGCGCGACAACGACCGGCTGCTGGGAACGCTCGAACGTCTGCGCGATCTGGGGAACACCGTGGTCGTCGTGGAGCACGACGAGGAGTTCATCCGCGCCGCCGACCACGTCGTGGACATGGGCCCCGGCGCGGGCGTGCAGGGCGGTCACGTCGTCGCCCAGGGCACGCCCACCCAGGTCATGCAGAGCACCGAGAGCCTGACCGCGCAGTACCTCACCGGGTTCCAGCAGATTTCCCTGCCCGGCAAGCGGCGCAAGGGCCGTCCGGGCGGCGAGCGGCTGCGGGTCGTGGGCGCGCGCGAGCACAACCTCCACAACGTCACGGCGGACGTTCCGCTGGGCACCTTCACGGCCGTCACGGGTGTCTCCGGCTCGGGCAAGTCGTCCCTGATCAACGACACCCTCTACCGCGCGCTGGCGCGGCAGGTTATGGGCGCCCGCGCCGCCCCGGGCGAGCACGACCGCGTCGAGGGCATGGAGCTGCTGGACAAGGTCATCGACATCGACCAGTCGCCCATCGGCCGCACGCCGCGCTCCAACCCCGCCACCTACACGGGCGCCTTCACGCCCATCCGCGAGTGGTTCGCCGGCCTGCCGGAAGCTCAGGCGCGCGGCTACAAGGCGGGACGCTTCTCCTTCAACGTGAAGGGCGGGCGCTGCGAGGCCTGCCAGGGCGACGGCCTCATCAAGATCGAGATGCACTTCCTGCCCGACGTTCACGTCGTCTGCGACGAATGCAAGGGCAAGCGCTACAACCGCGAAACCCTGGAGGTCACCTTCCGCGGCAAGTCCATCGCCGACGTGCTGGAGATGACGGTGGACGAGGGCGTGGAGTTCTTCCAGGCGGTCCCGGCGATCCGCAACAAGCTGCAAACGCTGCAACAGGTGGGTCTGGGCTACATCAAGGTCGGTCAGCCGGCGACGACGCTGTCCGGCGGCGAGGCCCAGCGTGTCAAGCTGGCGCGCGAGCTGTCCAAGCGGGCCACGGGGCGGACGCTCTACATCCTGGACGAGCCCACCACCGGCCTGCACTTCGACGACGTGCGCAAGCTGCTGCACGTCCTTCACGCGCTGGTGGATCAGGGCAACACCGTGGTCGTGATCGAGCACAACCTGGAGGTCATCAAGACCGCCGACTGGCTGCTCGACCTCGGCCCCGAGGGCGGCGACAAGGGCGGCCGGATCGTCGCCGCCGGCTCGCCGGAGGACGTCGCGGCCGTGCCGGAGAGCCACACGGGCCGCTATCTCGCCAGCTATCTGCACAGCCACCACGGCGCCGCCCGCAAGCGCGCCTAG
- a CDS encoding phytoene/squalene synthase family protein, producing MTASSDPRLSYCGEQVRRFDHDRYLTCLFAPAAAREDLFALYAFNHEIAKVAEIVTEPMAGQIRIQWWREGLDDLYAGEPRKHEVAEALAGAVQRHGLTRQAFERLLDARETDLDDDPPETLDHLTRYAEETSATLVQLALEVLGAHDDASMRAGRHVGVAWALTGIARAVPFHAAQRRLMLPGNLTWQAGLDVHDLFELREPAEVQPVVRQVTERAEDHLREAEALRRRVPRDAVPALLPATLARRYLALLKRHEHDPFAPEVQRPQPGRPMRLAWAAARGRF from the coding sequence ATGACCGCCAGTTCCGATCCCCGCCTGTCGTATTGCGGCGAGCAGGTCCGCCGCTTCGACCACGACCGCTACCTCACCTGCCTCTTCGCGCCGGCGGCCGCGCGCGAGGATCTGTTCGCGCTCTACGCCTTCAACCACGAGATCGCCAAGGTGGCGGAGATCGTCACCGAGCCCATGGCCGGACAGATCCGCATCCAGTGGTGGCGCGAGGGGCTGGACGACCTCTACGCGGGCGAGCCGCGGAAACACGAGGTCGCCGAAGCGCTGGCCGGCGCGGTGCAGCGCCACGGCCTGACGCGCCAAGCCTTCGAGCGGCTGCTGGACGCGCGCGAAACCGACCTGGACGACGATCCGCCGGAAACCCTGGACCACCTGACGCGCTACGCCGAGGAAACCTCCGCCACGCTCGTGCAGCTCGCGCTTGAGGTGCTGGGCGCGCACGACGACGCCAGCATGCGCGCGGGCCGGCACGTGGGCGTGGCCTGGGCGCTGACGGGGATCGCGCGCGCGGTGCCCTTCCACGCCGCACAGCGCCGCCTGATGCTGCCGGGGAACCTGACGTGGCAGGCCGGGCTGGACGTCCACGACCTCTTCGAGCTGCGCGAGCCGGCGGAAGTGCAGCCGGTCGTGCGCCAAGTGACCGAGCGGGCCGAAGATCACCTGCGCGAAGCGGAAGCCCTGCGCCGCCGCGTGCCGCGCGACGCGGTGCCGGCGCTGCTCCCGGCGACGCTGGCGCGGCGCTACCTGGCGCTGCTCAAGCGCCACGAGCACGATCCCTTCGCCCCCGAGGTCCAGCGCCCGCAGCCGGGCCGGCCCATGCGCCTCGCCTGGGCCGCGGCGCGCGGCCGGTTCTGA
- the trmFO gene encoding methylenetetrahydrofolate--tRNA-(uracil(54)-C(5))-methyltransferase (FADH(2)-oxidizing) TrmFO translates to MSMNPVHIIGGGLAGSEAAWQLARRGVPVVLHEMRPEHTTNAHETDQLAELVCSNSLRSDDATNNAVGVLHEEMRRCGSLVMAAADDAKLPAGGALAVDRHRFAGAITEAIDHEPLIEVRREAVDGMPPEDWDNVIVATGPLTSPGLTEAIQDLTGEGYLSFFDAIAPIVYKDSINFDIAWFQSRYDKPGPGGGTGDYINCPLDQETYEAFITAMLEAEQTQFKTWETETPYFEGCLPAEVMAERGIETLRFGPMKPVGLTDPRTGERPYAVVQLRQDNALGTLYNLVGFQTKIRKKQQVEVFRMIPGLENAEFARLGGLHRNTFINSPKLLDGLLRLKACPRLRFAGQITGVEGYVESAAIGLLTGRFAASERRGEAVAPPPDTTTLGALLNHITGGASDDTFQPMNINFGLLPPIKQDNGKPVKRKERKPAQSARALRDIDAWLNTEPTPEAAA, encoded by the coding sequence ATGAGCATGAACCCGGTCCACATCATCGGCGGCGGCCTGGCCGGCAGCGAAGCGGCGTGGCAGCTCGCCCGGCGCGGCGTTCCCGTCGTGCTGCACGAAATGCGTCCCGAGCACACGACGAACGCGCACGAAACGGATCAGCTCGCCGAGCTGGTGTGCTCCAACTCGCTGCGCTCGGACGATGCCACGAACAACGCCGTGGGCGTGCTGCACGAGGAGATGCGGCGCTGCGGCAGCCTCGTTATGGCCGCGGCGGACGACGCCAAGCTGCCCGCGGGCGGCGCGCTGGCCGTCGACCGGCACCGCTTCGCCGGCGCGATCACCGAAGCCATCGACCACGAGCCGCTGATCGAGGTGCGGCGCGAGGCCGTGGACGGCATGCCACCCGAGGACTGGGACAACGTCATCGTCGCGACGGGCCCCCTCACCTCGCCCGGCCTGACCGAAGCGATCCAGGACCTGACCGGTGAGGGCTATCTGTCCTTCTTCGATGCCATCGCGCCCATCGTCTACAAGGACAGCATCAACTTCGACATCGCCTGGTTCCAGTCGCGCTACGACAAGCCGGGTCCCGGCGGCGGCACGGGGGACTACATCAACTGCCCGCTGGACCAGGAAACTTACGAAGCCTTCATCACGGCGATGCTCGAAGCGGAGCAGACCCAGTTCAAGACCTGGGAGACCGAGACGCCCTACTTCGAGGGCTGCCTGCCCGCCGAGGTCATGGCCGAGCGCGGCATCGAAACCCTGCGCTTCGGGCCAATGAAGCCGGTGGGGCTGACGGACCCGCGCACGGGCGAACGCCCCTATGCCGTGGTGCAGCTGCGTCAGGACAACGCGCTGGGCACGCTCTACAACCTGGTCGGTTTCCAGACGAAGATCCGCAAGAAGCAGCAGGTCGAGGTCTTCCGCATGATCCCGGGCCTGGAGAACGCGGAGTTCGCGCGCCTGGGCGGCCTGCACCGCAACACCTTCATCAACTCGCCCAAGCTGCTCGACGGCTTGCTGCGGCTGAAGGCCTGCCCGCGCCTGCGCTTCGCGGGGCAGATCACGGGCGTCGAGGGCTACGTGGAGAGCGCCGCCATCGGCCTGCTCACCGGCCGCTTCGCGGCGTCGGAGCGTCGCGGCGAAGCTGTCGCGCCGCCGCCCGACACCACGACCCTGGGCGCGCTGCTCAACCACATCACGGGCGGGGCGAGCGACGACACCTTCCAGCCCATGAACATCAACTTCGGGCTGTTGCCGCCGATCAAGCAGGACAACGGCAAGCCGGTGAAGCGCAAGGAGCGCAAACCAGCTCAGTCCGCCCGCGCCCTGCGCGACATCGATGCCTGGCTGAACACAGAGCCGACGCCCGAAGCGGCGGCCTGA
- a CDS encoding PHA/PHB synthase family protein — MSVGDDSWDAPAWAAAGETSNSGDRGGHTSAGEREPASGIPDPLPPDEPQHLITFDRLTRAMLGRMTGGVSPAALAQAYADWWAHLATAPGKQLQLLHKAHRKSVRYAAWLPHAPGGHECPRCIEPLSQDRRFEADAWQVFPFNAIHQAFLLTQQWWHNASTEVRGVRQHHEDIVEFATRQLLDVVQPGNFPATNPEVIEKTVRDGGTNFVHGHLNLLEDVNRYLAGEPPVGAETYEIGRDLAVTPGKVVFRNALMELIQYTPQTDSVATEPVLIVPAWIMKYYVLDLSPHNSLIRWLVAQGFTVFCISWKNPTKDDWNIGFDDYRTLGLLEALKAMQTIVPERQIHAVGYCIGGTLLATAAAHMGRDGEEPFASLTLFAAQTDFTNPGELGLFVDESQVSFLEDMMWDQGYLDPKQMKGAFQLLRSNDLVWSHFVRAYFMGERERMIDLMAWNADGTRLPYRMHSEYLRTFYLQNAFAEGRYTIEGGAVTMTNIDPPIFAVASEKDHIAPWRSVYKLHLLADTPVTFVLSSGGHNGAIVSEPGHPRRSYSIATRPAHASYLEPDGWREQAERHDGSWWPAWRDWLLARSSGWSKPPAMGAPAEGYPPIADAPGTYVHEP; from the coding sequence ATGTCCGTGGGAGACGACTCGTGGGACGCCCCGGCGTGGGCAGCCGCTGGTGAAACCAGCAATTCCGGGGATCGCGGGGGCCACACCTCGGCTGGGGAGCGGGAGCCCGCGAGCGGCATCCCTGATCCGCTTCCCCCTGACGAACCTCAGCACCTGATTACTTTCGACCGCCTGACGCGGGCGATGCTTGGGCGGATGACGGGCGGCGTCTCCCCGGCGGCGCTGGCGCAGGCGTACGCCGACTGGTGGGCGCATCTCGCCACTGCGCCCGGCAAGCAGCTGCAACTGCTGCACAAAGCGCACCGCAAGAGCGTGCGCTACGCGGCGTGGCTGCCGCACGCGCCGGGCGGTCACGAATGCCCCCGCTGCATCGAACCGCTGTCCCAGGACAGGCGTTTCGAGGCAGATGCCTGGCAGGTCTTTCCCTTCAACGCGATCCACCAGGCGTTCCTGCTCACGCAGCAGTGGTGGCACAACGCCAGCACCGAGGTGCGCGGCGTACGCCAGCACCACGAGGACATCGTCGAGTTCGCCACGCGGCAGCTGCTGGACGTGGTGCAACCCGGCAACTTTCCGGCCACCAACCCGGAAGTGATCGAGAAGACCGTGCGGGACGGCGGCACGAACTTCGTCCACGGCCACCTGAACCTCCTGGAGGACGTGAACCGCTATCTCGCCGGCGAACCGCCGGTGGGGGCGGAGACGTACGAGATCGGCCGCGACCTCGCCGTCACGCCCGGCAAGGTCGTTTTCCGCAACGCATTGATGGAACTGATCCAGTACACGCCGCAAACGGACTCCGTGGCGACGGAGCCCGTGCTGATCGTCCCGGCCTGGATCATGAAGTACTACGTGCTCGACCTCTCGCCCCACAACTCGCTGATCCGGTGGCTCGTCGCCCAGGGATTCACCGTCTTTTGCATTTCCTGGAAGAACCCAACGAAAGACGACTGGAACATCGGCTTCGACGACTACCGCACGCTCGGCCTTCTCGAAGCCCTGAAGGCCATGCAGACGATCGTGCCGGAGCGGCAGATTCACGCCGTCGGCTATTGCATCGGCGGCACGCTGCTGGCCACGGCCGCCGCCCACATGGGCCGCGACGGCGAGGAGCCCTTCGCCTCGCTAACGCTCTTTGCCGCGCAGACGGACTTCACCAACCCTGGTGAACTCGGCCTCTTCGTCGACGAGAGCCAGGTGTCCTTCCTCGAGGACATGATGTGGGACCAGGGCTACCTGGACCCCAAGCAGATGAAGGGCGCGTTCCAGCTGCTGCGCTCCAACGACCTGGTCTGGTCGCATTTCGTCCGCGCGTACTTCATGGGCGAGCGCGAGCGCATGATCGACCTCATGGCCTGGAACGCCGACGGCACCCGGCTGCCGTACCGCATGCACTCGGAATATCTGCGCACGTTCTACCTGCAGAACGCCTTCGCGGAGGGCCGCTACACGATCGAGGGCGGGGCAGTGACGATGACCAACATCGACCCGCCCATCTTCGCGGTCGCCAGCGAAAAGGATCACATCGCCCCCTGGCGGTCCGTCTACAAGCTGCACCTGTTGGCAGACACGCCGGTCACCTTCGTCCTCAGCAGCGGCGGCCACAACGGCGCCATCGTCAGCGAACCCGGGCACCCGCGCCGGTCGTACAGCATCGCCACACGGCCCGCGCACGCGTCCTATCTGGAGCCGGACGGCTGGCGCGAGCAGGCCGAGCGCCACGACGGCTCCTGGTGGCCGGCTTGGCGGGACTGGCTGCTGGCGCGGTCCAGCGGCTGGAGCAAACCGCCGGCCATGGGCGCCCCGGCCGAAGGCTATCCGCCGATCGCCGACGCACCCGGCACCTACGTCCACGAACCCTGA